From Carassius carassius chromosome 15, fCarCar2.1, whole genome shotgun sequence:
gacTTTAATTGTGTTTCTGAAAAGTAGGAAAAACCTGTTGataattttgattcattttcttcaAAGTGTCaactttaattattaaaatgcaaaattaaagagcataaatcgtaaaaaaaaaaatcatcaaattaaatataaattgaaattgaacaaaatgaaatattcttaattataaacattatttgattatttacatttagattttaatttgaACTTTTACTGTGCTAACTTCATGCATTAGACAttttgatttacatttaaatctCTAACATCAGTAGcaagggctgtttaaaaaaaactttaaccttTAAAAACTCCTTGAAaaacttcattatttttttttaccaactcaAAATTCTCAGATATtttagaattgcaagtttatatctcacagaaaagtcagaattccgtgataaagttgcaattaccttttatttatttttttattcagtggaggAAACTGGCTTAATTTCTgtaacgtaattttctgtaaagttgctttgtaacgatttgtattgtaaaaagcgctattcataaacttgaattgaattgttttttttgtttttttaagaacgCTCTCTGCCATGTTATTAAGCTACAGCCTCATTTTGATTCCTGTCGAAAATTAAATATCACACTACTCTGGCTAGGGTCTTTTATATCCAGGCATTATCTGAAAGAGTGCAAGTGTCCCGTATAGCCTGTTGACAGCAGAGGGCGCACTTACATGCAACGCCGAGCAGCATGGAGAGGTTTGGGTCATTGCCCTGAGCCCGCTGGGTGAGAACGTTGCAGAGGGAGCGGAGGTCACACAGACAGGCAGCCATCTCTCCATACAGCTTTTGGGTGAGCCGGGCTCCCATAGGGAGCAAACCACGACCACTCGGCGCCTCCTCACCCTGTAGATGCTCTTGCAGTGTCAGATTATTTTCCATCAGCTCCTGGTTCTGTGCTGAGAGctgaaatacaaacacatgcacaccctCAGTTCTCCCGTGTGCCatgaaaacacaaagacaaagaGCTCGATATGCATTATGGTCAACTTCTAACCTCTTTCATAGCGGTGCGTAACTGCAGCAGACTCTCCTCTTTCTCTGCAACCTCCTCTCGCAGCGCCTGACTACTGCACTCCTCCTGAGAGAGCTGCTCCTCCAGAGTctaagacaacacacacacaatattatgGCTGTCAATTAAACATGTTCCTCATATAAATTTAACTGCAGCTGATTTTGGTCCAGGATACTTTGActaacattttaactggacttgAAATCACTTTAAGTGTCAAATATACAGACTTTTTGTCGACACTAAAATAATATCAGGTGTCCTAAAGAAGCCTCCTACTTTGAGGAAGGTGTTTGTAAAGATTTTTCACCTCCTAGATACATTTGAAAGAACATTCCTGAAGACTTAATCATAGAATACGATACCTTGCTCTTAGCGATATGTATTTACTTAAATTACAACTAATTACAGTCTTTAAGACCAATTCTTATTCAAAACCGGTTCCATTTGAAAGGTTTTTATGATGTTCGTTAAattgcattaaattgtttaaaattgacagtaaaatacatttataatgttacaaaagatttccatttcaaataaatgctgttattttgaaaacTGGATttaacaaagaatcctgaaaaaattaatTACGGTttccaaaaaaatgaaataataataattaagcagcacagctgttttcaacattgataataagtgatgtttcttgagcatcaaatcagcatatcagaatgatttctgaaggatcatgtgacactgaatactagagtaatggctgctgacaatttagctttgccatcacatttcatcattttaaaatataacaagtgtttttttactatatttaatcaaatacataaagcttttcataaaaaaaatcttagacCTGATCTCCAGTAGTCCTGACCAGCTATAGATAAACCGATTTGCAAAAAATGAGCATTACAGAAGAGCATGACACTAGCAACAACAAGGTCACATGTTCGATGtataacaaaaaattaaatacattcatCATAATCAAATGTATAATCAAATATATACACTATCAGTTCAACACTCTGGatgaaagtgtctgccaaatgcaattttttttttatgtaaataggttaaaaatgcaatcgctaaataaataaaactgatttaaacTGAAAGTAGTCTTTACCCTGATCTGTGAACCAAGCTGCTCCATTATCCTGAGTTGCTTTTCAATGACCTAAAGAAATAAAGATTCATTCATTATTTGcacagaacatatatatatatattcacatgctTCAACACTATTAGCATCCCTTAGCTAAATTAAGTGTTATTGCAaagttaaatgaataaaaaccttttttagtCGCTGGTGCTCCTCTTTCAATATAGTGTTTTCTTCTCGTAGCTTCTCTATGTCAAGAGAAGGCAATCTCACTCCATCCTCAAGGCTCTCCTGCACTCTGATCTGGAGACTAAACACAAGCAAATCAAACAATATTACACCCCTTAAATGGCAATGCTTCAAAATCTAAAAAAGGCTTTTTTCCCTACCTGGTGACTGTTGAAAGCAGTTCTCTCTCCTTGCGCCTCTGTTCTTCTAGTTGGGTCTCTTTGTTGTGCACAGCACTGCGGGCCTCCTCCAGTTTGGCTTCCAGATCTCTGACGGTGGCCTGTAGCTCAGCTGTCCTCTCCTCTGCCTCCTCCAGCTGCAATACAACATCCGTAAGGGAATTAAAACTGAGGACTGAGAATGAGAATAACAGCTGTTTAAAACAGCAGTCTAAAGTGCTGGGTGATGAATaggcaacataaaaaataaaaaaaacatccaatCAAAAACTTGGGGTCTGTacgattttgatattttattgaaACACGTCTCTCACACTCACAAAGTCTggatgcattttaatatatttcaacatatcttaaaatgtagtttattcctgtgatgcaaagcaaaaTTATCAGgagccattactccagcctttagtgtcacatgatcctttagaaatcattcaaatatgctattttttttattgtcaatgttgaaaccagttctgttgcttaatgtttttgtggaaaccgggATACATTtgtaggattctttgattaatagaaagttcaaaatgggagcattcatttgaaataaataattagaaatcttttaaaacattataaagccttaaaatgtttacattctgGAGTACTCCATGAAGTTATCAACATTGTTTAAATTCAGCAGGTGCACGCTCGCTTTCGCTGAACGTTGATTACGTTCTGGGGTACTCTCCAAATGGCGGAAGATGGTAACTTGAAGAGaagaattattgaataaatgatgttattattgtttttttttgccctgATGTCAATAACAGGGTATAATCAGCTAAAAAtctgaaagtaaataaaataagcattttaaaaagAGATAAACAAgacattttacataaaaagaaatTCTATGGTgcatttaagaaagaaaaaaagaccttCTCCAAAAAACAATGTCTTGGAgaagaagcagagagagcttGGGATTTTGTAAGCCAGTGGGGTAAGAAGAGTGTTACTTTAAGATAAGGAATACAATAGGAGCAGATGTATGATATATGGGTGCAGGGGATGCTATAATAGTGTCTGGCAATACACCAGAAGAGAAAATCTCAAGATGAGCATTACGAGCAACTGCTGTGAAACCACAGAACCATCAGAGAGTCCAGACCTTTTTGTGCTGGGCCTGGTAGTCTTCCATAGTTGGAATGTCAGCCAGATATCGCTCGAGCGTCTCAATCCGCTGCTGTTTTTCTCTGTTTTGCTCTGACTCCTTCTGACACTTCTTTTTCAAGCCATTGATATGCTTGTCTCGACTTCGGATCTTTGTAGTAAACAGCAACAACACAAGATGAAAATTCAAACATCAGTTCCGTGAGATTCTGCTCATATGTGGTAGAGGAGGTCACATGATGAAGCTTGCATATGCTCACCCTTTCTTCTTGTTTCTTTAACTCTTCTGCATGTTTTTCACTGCTCTCTTTCAAGACCTCATTCAGACGTTGTGTCTCTGCTTCCACAGCACCCAGTCTCCGGTCTGCTTCTAGTTTCTCCTTGGTAAAGCACTCGTTGCGTTCGGCGAACTGGGCTCGCAAAAAAGCATTTTCCCGCTGGGCTTCCTATCAAACACACATAGGGAAGAAGGAGGACAACTCAAAGAGATGTTTTGATGCAGTCCAAGGAAAAggctgtgcatgcatgtgtgctaACCTGCAGTCTCAACAGACAGACATCTGTGTAAGGGGCTCCACGCCCCATGATGGCACTGTGCACCTGCAGCTCACTCTCTCTGAGACGCTGTTCCAGCTGGGACATTTGCTGCTTCTGCCTGCAATGCGCCAGTTACTACATTGTGTTAATGTTACAAATCTTTGTAAGATGAGAGATGCTTCTGAAAACTTACCTTTCAATGGTAAATTCTTTCTCTTTTAGCAAGTTCTCATTGGCTTTAATGACAGCATCCCACTTGATGTTCTCTGTGTGAGAAGTTGCTGGGTAGAGAGATGTATACTGTCCATTTCCTCCAGTCATTAACTGCAATAAAAATAGGTGGGAAGATATAAACTCTCATTTAAAATGGGCATAAAAACACAATTGGACCAAGACTGATACCTCTTTtaactttaaagtcaacatgaaatggtgtttgcaacccattttactaTAGTATGATGTGTTCAATTGACAATGAATACTAAACAAGATCAAATCTGTAGGTCTGGGgcctgtttcacaaaggaggttaagtgaaaactctgagtatgttaaccctgaaatgagggaaactctagattttctgtttcagaatgaaaggtttgtcaaacccgagaaagcaggTTAAGTCAAGCCCGATTCTtaaagagaggtaacttatactcagagtcagttaccgtagtaacttactctatgaacctaacctggtcaggagcaggttttcttcagtaaacccagagtttcttttggtctcctccccctttttaaacacttcattgatgcacactggaaaaatgcaatgcaagtgatcgtgccagcgccttattacattgtctgctaggctatatatttgcttcttatttattaaatactggcaactgattgataaaacattgatcaaaattaagatacaatttatacaaaacgaaaatcttttaaaaagagttttctttcaaacaaaacttaatgaagtcgtcaaaatcatgttttaccaaaaacagcgctgtTGCTCCCCATgtagtcttctttgccgcctccatctctacgtgcagactgagctcgtgcgtcatcttcatgccagttattcagccaataaagtgtaggcctatgcatttcaaaaatgtgtctagtactagatcaattacaaaggtttaattggcatttttatttcaaaggacccgaccaactgcgacccgaatatcattaaaaatatttttggatgactcgtaaccgcgggcaaccgcgggcgaccgcaggcacccgctcattttggatcaacccgcgcattactgactcgcacgcagatttcctttgctcggttaacaaaaccagatgcgcatgctcagatcatagactatataaggctcagatatatgctgccttacaatttgtctcctctcgctcaacctgtgtcctgtgcactcacaactctctctgctcacgcgcaagatattaaatctttcctcacctttctatttataaccttttctgttctcattttttactgcgtgcagtgtgaacgttctgttccattaacatgggctcgaaaaaaaaaggctaagcatcacagacagagtgtgtgaacctggagttaggcatatgtccagtctgctctgttctcgtgctccacttaggtgcgctgcatcctgattggttcagataacatactgcgggaggtcgggcCCGCGAAAAGCACAGCCctaatttagagttgattaaaccaactcatttaaGCTTTTCTGTAACCGAAatctcagagtttcccatctcagggtaagtcaactcagagttcaagtttaaactcagagttggttgaacctccttagtgaaacgggcccctggTCTTCCTGTCAAATCAAAAGAAGGTTGGACAGCTTGTTGGaccattacaaataaatgcagtgaaGAAAATGTCTCTGCCATTAAGCTGACAGTATAATTGCATAATTGCAATTTGCAGCATGAAAAATGGCTATTTGCAGTCATAATGTTCtgtttcagtgtttgttttatagcagttattattttagatttacaaaaCATGTAGGTTATCATTGTGATAGTCCATTGATTTGTCTCTCAGACAAATTAACAGCAGTGTATTTTCCATCACTCCATATTAAGAAATGACTATAAAAGCAAGTTAGCTAAATAAACATGGAAAACATTTAAGATAGATTATGCTCACTCTTTAAAATGGCTCACCCAAAGTGTTAATTTACATGTAGGCTATTTGTCCCTGCTATATGGCAATAAACTTCATTGAAATCTCCAATGTCCTCATGATTTCTTACAATTAAATATCTTTCTTTCAAAATTGTGCAGATAAtatcagtattttaaaataaatatagcaGAAAAGCAGAATAACCATTTATAATCTGTTCACTGTTATATTACTGTTGTGAAATTAGCCAAAATTGCTATTGATTAAAGTTTTCTTTTCCCTGGCTGCACTGCCTAAGTTGTTTTAGAGGCAGATATTTTACATACCACATTCattgtttgttaataaaataaaaaaaactgaaaataattatttatttgaaataaagctgaagcaATAAAATATTATGAGATGAAAAATTTGAAACCCTCTgcaactaaaattactaaaatggaTATAAAAAAATGATTCTGAGCTAAATAGAGTTGTTtaaaaaactaatgaaaatgaCAGAAGCACAAAATTACTACAACCtaaactaatatttacatttttaaataagccAGTTCAAAGCATTAATAAATAGTAGATACTTGACACAGCAATAATTCTACATTTTGATGAAAGTCTATTTTTGGAACAGCATGCAAtgatgaatcatgcacaataaaACCAGCAACATGTGTTGAAATAAAGTTAATTCTAATTTCATACTGACTTTAGAAGTATGATTCATGATTACATAACTGTTCCTTTTTCCTTTCTCGTATGTAGCAGGACACAAGCTGAACTCTAACCTGCATTTGTTCCACCTGTAGCCGCAGACTCTCGAGTTTCTGCTCCTGCTGCTGCCAGCTGGCCAGTTCACCACAGCGTTCCTGCAGTAGCGGATCATAAGCTCCAGTGCTGGCCTGTTCCCGTAGGAGAGCCTGAGTCTGCAGGCCTTGAGGTACGGAAAACATCCTGGCAGAGGCACCAGACCCTGAATGAATGTTCCTTTGGCCATATGGGTCCACAGGACATGTGAGGCCTGCCCTAGCCTCTGGTAGGACTTTATAGGTCTGTTCCAGCAAGCCTGTATGGTCCCCAAGTCCAGTCATTTGCAGCTGTTGCCGTACATCATGGCAAAGTCCCCCAAGCAGAGCCGACTGATTAAGCGTTGGCTCCATGGCAGGTACCTCAAACTTCTGGGCTTCATCCAGCCGCGTCTGATCTCCGGAGGGGAAGAGTGAGTGATCGAGGCCATTAACTAGGCTGCGGTATCGGCTCAGGCAATCAGGCTTGACTGCAGTTGCGTCTAAATTTCCATCGTGCTGAGCATCCAGGTTGGGGGAGGATGCAGATTTGGGGAGGGATGACTTGGAGCTGGAAGAGCTGGAGGACACCCGGGCCTCTTCAGAAGCACGTGGCTTGAGCTTGGTGGCAAGACTTCCGGCCGTGGAGGGCATGACATGGGCAGTGGGTATGGGGATCTGACTGCGGATGGGCTGGAAAGAGGGACTGCTGCTAGTGCTGCAGATGTCTAAAACAAAACAGGAGTGAGAAATAAATCAAACCAAATACAAGTTATGTATAAAATGAGCAATAGCCTGCAAAAAGTGCCTGTCCTTAAAAGAACGCTCCACTTTTTTGAAAATAGTCTCCCCTAGAGTTTTACAGCTTTCGAATCCATTCAGATGATCTCTGGGTCTGACGGTAGCacatttagcttagcttagcatagatcattgaatctaattagaccgttagcatctcgcttaaaaatgaccaaagagttttgatatttttcctatttaaaactggactcttctgtagttacattgtgtactaagaccgacaaaatgaaaagttgcaactttctaggctgatatggttAGGAACTGTACTCTCATTCAGGGGGCGTAATAATCAataactttgctgccgtaccacgGGTGCAGCAGGCACAATGATATTACACAgggcctgaaaatagtccccatgGTACGGCAACCTTGAAACCACAACAAGAACGAATTACATCCTCTgggaaaatctattaaaataaagcaaaattaattaaaatatagtaaaatcaaataagaataaaaaataaaagaataaagttAATAGAAAttagaataaaaagaaatgtgctggaaaaaaatcattaaagcaAGTAAAATCAACAGATGTAGAaaacaaatcaattaaaaaaaattcaattaaatgccttgggaaaataaactaaaataaaaaaaaatgcactggaAAAAAAGTTAAAGCAAGTAAAATAAAAGgctctaaaataaaattattctgtgtgtctctctttctctctatacacacacacacttacatctacatatttatatctatctatctgaatgtgtgtgtgtgtggttaagcTCATCCATTTTGCTTCACTGTTGTGAAGTCATGAATCCTAAACATTATATAGACAGTATGCAACTGCAAAGAGTATGTTGCTAAATGACCTGATTATTAACTACTAAATTAATGTCATTAGTTCTGAAAAGTAACACACACCAAACCATTGCGAAAAATAGTACTCACCTTGCAAGCAGTAAAAGCGATACCATCAAATGATTACATTTTCATACATTGAAGAGCAGTGAGGCATAAAAAACATGTCCTCCCAATGAATCTTCAGTAAATGACAGACAAACTACTGATCTTAAAACACACCCACTCCGTCTGCCAGAACTCGTCCTTCAAAAAAATTAATCTCAAGCTCGGGCAAGGTGAGTATACCTGCTATGAGAGTTTGTTCTCCTACAGCTCTGTTAGCGCAGGAGCGCGTCCACACAGAAAGGTTAGCAGTATTTATAGAGCACTCTCATGTTACGCCGTGAGGTGTCTATGTGTGTGGGACTCCTGCTTTAACCATACAGCTCACCTCTCACACACGCGCTTAATAGTCCTTTATACTGTAATACTGCTGAAGTGCCTTTAAACAAGTCCCTCAAATACAATAATTCACACACTCAAAACAAGTGGAGGTCACGAGGCAGACAGCAGTAGGAGGCTCTGCCCTGTGGGTGTCTCTTTTAAACATCTGCTAAGGAGAGGTTTAAACAATTCTTTGGTTCGACGAAATATTCTTGGAGCGCTGGGAGGTTTTCTACCATTACAAGAAACAGTCAGAGCAAAACAAAGCCATCACCATCACAACACAGAAGCCCACAGACAGTCAACCATATATTTAGAACTGCTAAAGCAAAACGGCTGCCAAGACGTTCTGGGTTGCCAACGTtttggctgtttaaaaaaaacaaataaaagttgtATTATTAGGGTATCTTAGTTGCTAGGTGCCACGACTGTAAGAAAACTCAAGCGGTTAGTTATTGCTATTACTATGGGAGCTTATCTGGGTTTTAgggtaacaacaacaaaaaaggataTCCAGATAACAGGCTGGTCAGATAAAACATTAGAATACTGAATTTTCATGACCTTTTCAGTCGTTTATGATCACtggataataattttaaaataattttaattcagaCGGATGCgctaatgaatatattttaaggcTGTCAAATcaaataatcatgattaatcacatccaaaataaacatttgtgtttacataatatatgtgtgtattgtgttgtatattttatcaatatttaaatacacacacaaatacatgtacgtttaagaaatattttcatgtatatattcatatttatatatcatggtttccgaaaaaaaatattaagcagcacgactgttttcaacaatgataaccataaagaaatgtttcttaagcacctaATTTGCCTTACTATTTTCActcttttttgatcaaataaatgcggccTTGGCTAGGGTAAATAATacactttaaaggtcccgtttttcgtgcttttttgaagctttgattgtgtttacagtgtgcaatataacatgtgttcatgtttcgtgtgtaaaaaaaaaacagtatttttcacacaattcacctatctgtataccgctgttttcactgtcataaaaatgggctgatgacttccttgttctataaattccctccttcagaaatacgtaacgagttctgattgtgccagcggtttcTGTGTTgggattcgacagcagctgagggCACGCTggcctcctggaaatgcgattggactagttttggagtagttttgagaagcaagtgggcaggagcatgtgctggagatgtacttataatcacaggagcgtttttactgatgatatgcgcatgaaaattgcattcgatttttttgcacagccctaacatctagttaacaaagctaaacagcattgccctttgtgtaataagttacagaaactgttaaacacaccaatttaaataataaaatacacttaccagttgtggtccataaacaacaccttctccagacaaagagggaactgctccatctttcaagaataatctttgtgctaatccgacattaaactgattgagactgagaaagctgtcctcagcaagctgtgctgcacatagttttacatgtggattataattttcgggaaccgagttaaacataaattgtaaccattaatctccaagtacagcgtccctgggaagcccaaacaaagatgattggactccgagatgaaaataacagcgtttcgacgacatggcaacaatatttaaataaaatatctcgcttggaaTTTAACtttgggatcacgaagaacgggacctttaaaaacttttttttttttttatcctatcaatcccaaacttttgaacagtagcatataattgctgaacatttactttTCACAACATTACTAAAAATGATTATGAAAATGATTTAGTCACTTACAAGGCTGCTGTCCTGTTTTGAAACTCACACTAAGGGGTTTAATAACCTCTGCTGAAATGAGTACAGGTACACCAATAATCAAGCCTTAAAACCATTCAAACCAGGCCAAACAGTGCAATACAATAATGACAACATAAGCTAAACAAAAGCACACAGAAATGTTTTCAACCACACTGCATGTTGAGTACAGATCTGTGGTAATCGACGTACACCATCTTATCAGTACAGCTAATCTTTGTGCGTTACGTGTTTAACGAGACACAGAGAAGAAAACCCGGAGACCAGGATCAGAGTTTCCATTCAGTCCTCCAGGTCAGGCCCTCCTAATGTGACCCCATCAGAGGAAGTGCAACACCGCCTGGAAGAATCTATGGTATGGAATATCATATCCTCCTCTAAATCTCATAGGAGTTCCAGAACTATGAGCACATCTCCATGACTAAAAATATGACAGCTTAATCTAAAAACAGCCAGCCAGTTAATGTCTGTTGTAAATA
This genomic window contains:
- the LOC132158768 gene encoding centrosomal protein of 85 kDa-like isoform X2; protein product: MTTSQKYQNPKLRGHSDMEWLTPAVSEKFQSRFRWRPSTEDNGDTGLGTSDHTEDICSTSSSPSFQPIRSQIPIPTAHVMPSTAGSLATKLKPRASEEARVSSSSSSSKSSLPKSASSPNLDAQHDGNLDATAVKPDCLSRYRSLVNGLDHSLFPSGDQTRLDEAQKFEVPAMEPTLNQSALLGGLCHDVRQQLQMTGLGDHTGLLEQTYKVLPEARAGLTCPVDPYGQRNIHSGSGASARMFSVPQGLQTQALLREQASTGAYDPLLQERCGELASWQQQEQKLESLRLQVEQMQLMTGGNGQYTSLYPATSHTENIKWDAVIKANENLLKEKEFTIERQKQQMSQLEQRLRESELQVHSAIMGRGAPYTDVCLLRLQEAQRENAFLRAQFAERNECFTKEKLEADRRLGAVEAETQRLNEVLKESSEKHAEELKKQEERIRSRDKHINGLKKKCQKESEQNREKQQRIETLERYLADIPTMEDYQAQHKKLEEAEERTAELQATVRDLEAKLEEARSAVHNKETQLEEQRRKERELLSTVTSLQIRVQESLEDGVRLPSLDIEKLREENTILKEEHQRLKKVIEKQLRIMEQLGSQIRTLEEQLSQEECSSQALREEVAEKEESLLQLRTAMKELSAQNQELMENNLTLQEHLQGEEAPSGRGLLPMGARLTQKLYGEMAACLCDLRSLCNVLTQRAQGNDPNLSMLLGVASAPPPVGEQWEDWLSPEGLQKKLQEAQQLRRDVEELRTTVSDRYAQDMGENCITQ
- the LOC132158768 gene encoding centrosomal protein of 85 kDa-like isoform X3; amino-acid sequence: MTTSQKYQNPKLRVGHSDMEWLTPAVSEKFQSRFRWRPSTEDNGDTGLGTSDHTEDICSTSSSPSFQPIRSQIPIPTAHVMPSTAGSLATKLKPRASEEARVSSSSSSSKSSLPKSASSPNLDAQHDGNLDATAVKPDCLSRYRSLVNGLDHSLFPSGDQTRLDEAQKFEVPAMEPTLNQSALLGGLCHDVRQQLQMTGLGDHTGLLEQTYKVLPEARAGLTCPVDPYGQRNIHSGSGASARMFSVPQGLQTQALLREQASTGAYDPLLQERCGELASWQQQEQKLESLRLQVEQMQLMTGGNGQYTSLYPATSHTENIKWDAVIKANENLLKEKEFTIERQKQQMSQLEQRLRESELQVHSAIMGRGAPYTDVCLLRLQEAQRENAFLRAQFAERNECFTKEKLEADRRLGAVEAETQRLNEVLKESSEKHAEELKKQEERIRSRDKHINGLKKKCQKESEQNREKQQRIETLERYLADIPTMEDYQAQHKKLEEAEERTAELQATVRDLEAKLEEARSAVHNKETQLEEQRRKERELLSTVTSLQIRVQESLEDGVRLPSLDIEKLREENTILKEEHQRLKKVIEKQLRIMEQLGSQIRTLEEQLSQEECSSQALREEVAEKEESLLQLRTAMKELSAQNQELMENNLTLQEHLQGEEAPSGRGLLPMGARLTQKLYGEMAACLCDLRSLCNVLTQRAQGNDPNLSMLLGVASPPPVGEQWEDWLSPEGLQKKLQEAQQLRRDVEELRTTVSDRYAQDMGENCITQ
- the LOC132158768 gene encoding centrosomal protein of 85 kDa-like isoform X1, whose translation is MTTSQKYQNPKLRVGHSDMEWLTPAVSEKFQSRFRWRPSTEDNGDTGLGTSDHTEDICSTSSSPSFQPIRSQIPIPTAHVMPSTAGSLATKLKPRASEEARVSSSSSSSKSSLPKSASSPNLDAQHDGNLDATAVKPDCLSRYRSLVNGLDHSLFPSGDQTRLDEAQKFEVPAMEPTLNQSALLGGLCHDVRQQLQMTGLGDHTGLLEQTYKVLPEARAGLTCPVDPYGQRNIHSGSGASARMFSVPQGLQTQALLREQASTGAYDPLLQERCGELASWQQQEQKLESLRLQVEQMQLMTGGNGQYTSLYPATSHTENIKWDAVIKANENLLKEKEFTIERQKQQMSQLEQRLRESELQVHSAIMGRGAPYTDVCLLRLQEAQRENAFLRAQFAERNECFTKEKLEADRRLGAVEAETQRLNEVLKESSEKHAEELKKQEERIRSRDKHINGLKKKCQKESEQNREKQQRIETLERYLADIPTMEDYQAQHKKLEEAEERTAELQATVRDLEAKLEEARSAVHNKETQLEEQRRKERELLSTVTSLQIRVQESLEDGVRLPSLDIEKLREENTILKEEHQRLKKVIEKQLRIMEQLGSQIRTLEEQLSQEECSSQALREEVAEKEESLLQLRTAMKELSAQNQELMENNLTLQEHLQGEEAPSGRGLLPMGARLTQKLYGEMAACLCDLRSLCNVLTQRAQGNDPNLSMLLGVASAPPPVGEQWEDWLSPEGLQKKLQEAQQLRRDVEELRTTVSDRYAQDMGENCITQ
- the LOC132158768 gene encoding centrosomal protein of 85 kDa-like isoform X4, producing MPSTAGSLATKLKPRASEEARVSSSSSSSKSSLPKSASSPNLDAQHDGNLDATAVKPDCLSRYRSLVNGLDHSLFPSGDQTRLDEAQKFEVPAMEPTLNQSALLGGLCHDVRQQLQMTGLGDHTGLLEQTYKVLPEARAGLTCPVDPYGQRNIHSGSGASARMFSVPQGLQTQALLREQASTGAYDPLLQERCGELASWQQQEQKLESLRLQVEQMQLMTGGNGQYTSLYPATSHTENIKWDAVIKANENLLKEKEFTIERQKQQMSQLEQRLRESELQVHSAIMGRGAPYTDVCLLRLQEAQRENAFLRAQFAERNECFTKEKLEADRRLGAVEAETQRLNEVLKESSEKHAEELKKQEERIRSRDKHINGLKKKCQKESEQNREKQQRIETLERYLADIPTMEDYQAQHKKLEEAEERTAELQATVRDLEAKLEEARSAVHNKETQLEEQRRKERELLSTVTSLQIRVQESLEDGVRLPSLDIEKLREENTILKEEHQRLKKVIEKQLRIMEQLGSQIRTLEEQLSQEECSSQALREEVAEKEESLLQLRTAMKELSAQNQELMENNLTLQEHLQGEEAPSGRGLLPMGARLTQKLYGEMAACLCDLRSLCNVLTQRAQGNDPNLSMLLGVASAPPPVGEQWEDWLSPEGLQKKLQEAQQLRRDVEELRTTVSDRYAQDMGENCITQ